The Gloeomargarita sp. SKYB120 genome has a segment encoding these proteins:
- the tadA gene encoding tRNA adenosine(34) deaminase TadA, translating into MPSHEDWMRLALTLAVQAGQAGEVPVGAVIVDAQGVCIAQGENQRERTHDPTAHAEIVALRQAGQVLGTWYLTDCTLYVTLEPCPMCAGALVNARIGQLVYGAPDPKTGAIDSVLQIPTSRASNHHFPVIRGVLAAECRDVLQAWFRQRRSQGKNMP; encoded by the coding sequence GTGCCCAGTCACGAGGATTGGATGCGGCTGGCCTTGACACTCGCTGTCCAGGCGGGTCAAGCCGGAGAAGTTCCCGTTGGTGCGGTGATTGTGGACGCCCAAGGGGTATGTATCGCGCAAGGCGAAAACCAGCGAGAGCGCACCCACGACCCCACCGCCCATGCAGAGATCGTGGCGTTGCGCCAGGCCGGTCAGGTTCTAGGCACCTGGTATCTCACAGACTGCACGCTGTACGTCACCTTAGAACCCTGCCCCATGTGCGCCGGCGCTCTGGTGAACGCCCGCATTGGACAGTTGGTGTACGGTGCACCCGATCCCAAAACTGGGGCGATTGACAGTGTGCTCCAAATTCCCACCAGCCGCGCCTCAAACCATCACTTTCCGGTGATTCGGGGGGTGCTAGCGGCGGAATGCCGGGACGTGCTACAAGCCTGGTTTCGCCAGCGCCGGAGCCAGGGGAAAAATATGCCATAA